In Castor canadensis chromosome 11, mCasCan1.hap1v2, whole genome shotgun sequence, a single genomic region encodes these proteins:
- the Rab37 gene encoding ras-related protein Rab-37 isoform X5 produces MTGTPGSAAAGDGETHGSSPPCSPSYDLTGKVMLLGDSGVGKTCFLIQFKDGAFLSGTFIATVGIDFRNKVVTVDGTRVKLQIWDTAGQERFRSVTHAYYRDAQALLLLYDITNKSSFDNIRAWLAEIHEYAQRGVVIMLLGNKADVSSERVIRSEDGETLAREYGVPFMETSAKTGMNVELAFLAIAKELKYRAGRQANEPSFQIRDYVESQKKRSSCCSFV; encoded by the exons ATGACTGGCACGCCCGGCTCCGCTGCCGCTGGGGATGGCGAGACCCACGGGAGCTCCCCTCCCTGCAGTCCAAGCTACGATCTCACGGGCAAG GTGATGCTTCTGGGAGACTCAGGTGTCGGCAAAACCTGTTTCCTGATCCAATTCAAAGATGGGGCCTTCCTGTCCGGGACCTTCATAGCCACCGTCGGCATAGACTTCAGG AACAAGGTGGTGACTGTGGATGGTACCAGGGTGAAGCTGCAG ATCTGGGACACCGCAGGGCAGGAACGCTTTCGCAGTGTCACCCATGCTTACTACCGAGATGCCCAGG CCTTACTCCTGCTGTATGACATCACCAATAAATCTTCCTTCGACAACATCAGG GCCTGGCTTGCAGAGATTCATGAGTATGCCCAGAGGGGTGTGGTGATCATGCTGCTAGGCAACAAG GCAGATGTGAGCAGTGAAAGGGTGATCCGTTCAGAGGATGGAGAGACACTGGCCAGG GAATACGGCGTTCCCTTCATGGAGACCAGCGCCAAGACGGGCATGAACGTGGAGTTAGCCTTTCTGGCCATTGCCAA GGAGCTGAAATACCGTGCAGGGCGGCAGGCCAATGAGCCCAGCTTCCAGATTCGAGACTACGTGGAGTCCCAGAAGAAGCGCTCCAGCTGCTGCTCCTTCGTGTGA
- the Rab37 gene encoding ras-related protein Rab-37 isoform X6 gives MEPGRPLGTVLAVQRALVGQPTRKAHLSSIRQSGDMTGTPGSAAAGDGETHGSSPPCSPSYDLTGKNKVVTVDGTRVKLQIWDTAGQERFRSVTHAYYRDAQALLLLYDITNKSSFDNIRAWLAEIHEYAQRGVVIMLLGNKADVSSERVIRSEDGETLAREYGVPFMETSAKTGMNVELAFLAIAKELKYRAGRQANEPSFQIRDYVESQKKRSSCCSFV, from the exons ATGGAGCCCGGCCGCCCCCTGGGCACGGTCCTTGCAGTTCAGCGCGCCCTCGTAGGACAGCCTACGAGGAAGG CTCACCTTTCGTCAATCCGTCAGTCCGGGGACATGACTGGCACGCCCGGCTCCGCTGCCGCTGGGGATGGCGAGACCCACGGGAGCTCCCCTCCCTGCAGTCCAAGCTACGATCTCACGGGCAAG AACAAGGTGGTGACTGTGGATGGTACCAGGGTGAAGCTGCAG ATCTGGGACACCGCAGGGCAGGAACGCTTTCGCAGTGTCACCCATGCTTACTACCGAGATGCCCAGG CCTTACTCCTGCTGTATGACATCACCAATAAATCTTCCTTCGACAACATCAGG GCCTGGCTTGCAGAGATTCATGAGTATGCCCAGAGGGGTGTGGTGATCATGCTGCTAGGCAACAAG GCAGATGTGAGCAGTGAAAGGGTGATCCGTTCAGAGGATGGAGAGACACTGGCCAGG GAATACGGCGTTCCCTTCATGGAGACCAGCGCCAAGACGGGCATGAACGTGGAGTTAGCCTTTCTGGCCATTGCCAA GGAGCTGAAATACCGTGCAGGGCGGCAGGCCAATGAGCCCAGCTTCCAGATTCGAGACTACGTGGAGTCCCAGAAGAAGCGCTCCAGCTGCTGCTCCTTCGTGTGA
- the Rab37 gene encoding ras-related protein Rab-37 isoform X3: MEPGRPLGTVLAVQRALVGQPTRKAHLSSIRQSGDMTGTPGSAAAGDGETHGSSPPCSPSYDLTGKVMLLGDSGVGKTCFLIQFKDGAFLSGTFIATVGIDFRNKVVTVDGTRVKLQIWDTAGQERFRSVTHAYYRDAQALLLLYDITNKSSFDNIRAWLAEIHEYAQRGVVIMLLGNKADVSSERVIRSEDGETLAREYGVPFMETSAKTGMNVELAFLAIAKELKYRAGRQANEPSFQIRDYVESQKKRSSCCSFV; the protein is encoded by the exons ATGGAGCCCGGCCGCCCCCTGGGCACGGTCCTTGCAGTTCAGCGCGCCCTCGTAGGACAGCCTACGAGGAAGG CTCACCTTTCGTCAATCCGTCAGTCCGGGGACATGACTGGCACGCCCGGCTCCGCTGCCGCTGGGGATGGCGAGACCCACGGGAGCTCCCCTCCCTGCAGTCCAAGCTACGATCTCACGGGCAAG GTGATGCTTCTGGGAGACTCAGGTGTCGGCAAAACCTGTTTCCTGATCCAATTCAAAGATGGGGCCTTCCTGTCCGGGACCTTCATAGCCACCGTCGGCATAGACTTCAGG AACAAGGTGGTGACTGTGGATGGTACCAGGGTGAAGCTGCAG ATCTGGGACACCGCAGGGCAGGAACGCTTTCGCAGTGTCACCCATGCTTACTACCGAGATGCCCAGG CCTTACTCCTGCTGTATGACATCACCAATAAATCTTCCTTCGACAACATCAGG GCCTGGCTTGCAGAGATTCATGAGTATGCCCAGAGGGGTGTGGTGATCATGCTGCTAGGCAACAAG GCAGATGTGAGCAGTGAAAGGGTGATCCGTTCAGAGGATGGAGAGACACTGGCCAGG GAATACGGCGTTCCCTTCATGGAGACCAGCGCCAAGACGGGCATGAACGTGGAGTTAGCCTTTCTGGCCATTGCCAA GGAGCTGAAATACCGTGCAGGGCGGCAGGCCAATGAGCCCAGCTTCCAGATTCGAGACTACGTGGAGTCCCAGAAGAAGCGCTCCAGCTGCTGCTCCTTCGTGTGA